ATATTTCGACCGCTTTTTCCTGTGGGGTTGGGGTTTAAGACCACGGCGCCATTCATTCGCCCAGCGCCAACGGATACGTAGGTTGATACCATTCCGTCCGTACCACCCAGCATATGCGAACCCAGGCAAGTGTGCTTTGAAAGAAAGTCGGACGCACAGATAGCCTTCATATTTCCTCCTATCATAACGAGTACACTGTGTAAAGATAAAGTGGTTGACTAATGAAAGAACTTCTACAAAGCGAAAGTATATAATGTTAAAAATATGGATAGAGCAATACACTGCAATTTTTAACAAACCACACTCATATGCGCTTACACCTTAACTGATCGCTtgaatggagagagagagagctgatGATGGATTGAGGCGTAGTCCCTACACCTACCTGGAAGATGTTCTGCATCTTGAAGCTGCGCTCGGTGAGCCGCTCGACAGCCAGTATCTCGGTCAGCGGTATATCACAGATGAATCGTTTTCCCTTTGCCTTGGCGTAGCTTAGCGATTGCGTCGTCAGCCGGAAGTAGCGCTGCTTGAAGTTCCGCCGGCCGAACCGTTTGCGTCCTTGGGTACGTTTCGTCATCATCCTGCGAAAGGTAGCAAAAACCACGTCTCGTTAGTGCTTCTTTGACTGTCCTCGTTGCCCTTTGCAACGGTAGCTAATAGAGTCTATGGTTACTACTAGATAAAGCAAACGTTGCAACTTAAGTTGGTTTCAAAACATGTCGAAACATATCCCGGCTACACTAAAGTCAGGTGAAATATTCCAATAACACTAAAAACACTAAattaaatgaagaaaatgataACATTCTCGAACACCGTGTATGAGCTGCTGTCAGCACCAGAATGGTTTGCTGGTTGTGTGATGAAAATCCAAATCAGACACTCGAGCGAACGTATGGTGGTGGGGTCCACCTCGACGGAGCTCTGTTGTACATCGGTCACATACAGTTGAGCATGAACAATGCTATGCTCGCTATATCGAGAAGCTTTGCAGCgcattgttgtttgcttcacCACATAGAACATTGATtgagcaaaaccgaaaagacagaaacataaatttaaagtCCTGTTCTCAAGTAAGGAACTCTGCAAAGAAGGCTGACTGCAGCTGGTTGCTAAGATCGCTGCTACACATCAAACATGTACCAAACAACAAATTCATTCGGAAGCGCCAGACGCACGCCAGATTTGTGATATTTGTGTATAGAACTGAAAAAAATGATACACTATGAAGCCAAGGCCAAGAAACCAAAGGAATGATTACAACGTTGATACACTTATAGCAAAACTGAAGCAATACGGCAGCAAATAGAGTCTGCTAGACCATTATAGACAAGCGGTAGCCAACGCGGCAACAAACCGGCAATCGCAACCCAAACTTACCCCTCGCTTCGCGGCCGATGCCGTGTAGTAACAGTGAGTTTCACACCAGATAACGCAGTTGCGATTATGTCGCGGAACGCAAGTGGCACGCGTGGTGCACGTCGTTATATGAAAGGATTTcgtatttttgtttccaattgcAACAATCATACGGTTTGATTCGAACCCAATCGCCAGATAGAAGGCAATGCATTATGATCGAGAGTGAgaggtggtagtgttggtggtttcaATTTGCATTTCGTAGGATTTCATCAAATCGATTTCCAATTGATTTCGGTAGCCGTGCACAACGCCACGCAGTTGGTgaagagaaaaggaggaagaaagatgTGTTAAGAAGaaaatagaatagaaaagaatagtcagaaatgagcgatggaaaatggagacaGAGGAGAGCGATGATCATAAAGAGCCAGTAGTAGTTACAAATGGATACTAAGACGGAGTGAGTTCAGACGttaagacgaagaaaaaaggcaATAGTATAAAACAAcagatacaaacacacacgcacgcacacacacacacacacacacacacacacacacacacacacacacacacacatacgcacgaaTAATGAGCGATCAGGATCGATTTAACCAAATTTTGAGTGACCAAACATGAGTGATTGATGCAGACGGTATAAAGTGATCTCCTTCGGAGTTCATGATGCAGGCATTGGTCGTATTAGGATGAGATATAATGCTTACCCTTCCTTCAGCACTACCGGTTCTAGGGCACTCGATTGCTCCGTGGCCGCATCTTGGTTCACTGCTATGGTCGGTCCACCGACGGTCGAGATCACCTCCAGGAAGTGTTTGATTGCTTCGACATGCTGCTCAGTGCAGAACCGCTTGTACAGCTGCTCGGTGTACTTCTCTTTGCACGGTTGCTGTGCTGATCGTGAACTGACCAGATTGCCCAACGATTGAATCGTTTTCGAGATCAGTGTGAGCGTACGAGTTGTCTGCTCATCCTGTGAatataaaaaagagagaagaatgTAACGAGACCAGCGGCTATAGGAACTTGTGGTTTTGTGCTACAAAGCTCAACCGACCATCAGAACACCtcattttttctttattttctagGTTCTACTTAGCTAAAGAGTACCTATGTTTATGCTACCAGCACCCGCAAGCACTAATAAATCCATCCAAATCCCACACTTTCATATCTTCCAGTAAGTGAAGCAGAGCAACCTAACCAACATATGCTGCAGTAGGTACAAGCGCACCGGCTGACTTCATTCACAAAGTCCGCAGACGACTAACGGACATAAACGCTCTTATCGAGCgtaggaaaaaaaggattctctATGAATGAACAGTGCCACAAGCAAACGCTTCTCGCGCGTTGATTATCGCGCACGCACACTCCGGTGGGGttacgaaaagaaaaaaatactcaAGCGGACAACGCGCACAACGAGACTATCAGCGTTGAGCAGCGGTATAATAAACTGATAAGATAGACGAAACTAATCCCCTTACTGGGTGCCGCTGTCGCGTGTACTTGGCCGGATGGAAAGGTAGCGTACTAAAGGCAGACGCCCTGGCTCGGAAAGCGGACTAGAGGCGGAAGTGTGGTAAAATCGCTGAAAATAGCTTCCTGTCCGAGCATGATTAATTTTGTGTCGCACCGGGACGGGACAGATTACTATTTTTGGTACTGAATCGATTTGTGGCATAACacaatgtgtttttgtggggTGTTGCGGTGCGgaaggagagtgagagagcaagcgagatCCAAAAGACAACGGAGCACTGGAAATGGAGGGAAGGGGGCTTCGTTATCGATAACGCGAACCAGCATGCCATCCGCGGTATGTTTGGTTTAGATGTGAAGTGACTCCGGGGGTAAACATCGTGCTCCATCGCGCAACGGATTTCGAAACAGTGAGCGGAAGTTAATCAATTCAACTTGTTTGCAAACCCATTTGCCCCGATTAGAGAGGTTGACAAAAGGGCCAGCCATCAGCGCGAGGTCAGCATAAACGCTCGAGGGAATCGGAAGTGTTACGCAATCATCTTCAATACGTGGAAGAGGAGCAGATAGTCCGTCTTCTTTCTAGCGTTTCTAACAGTAGGAGCGTCGCACCGTGAAATGTCTACTTACCACCGGTTCCGTCGTGAGATCAAACAGCTTCGGTCCGAGGATGGCCGGGGCGAAGAAGCGCAGAAAGATGAAGCCCGATACGACCGAGTAGCGCACCTCCTTGTTGGCGGGAAAGTAGCGCGCGGCGCACTCGCGCAAATCGTGAAAGATCTCGCACAGTATGGCCGGACACTTGGGGGCGCTGCGTGTGATCGCCTCGAACACTTTTCCAACGTACTCCTGCAGATTGTGCAGGTTGCCCTCGATGGCACCGGTATCCTTGACGCGCGTCGGATCGATCTCGCACGGTTTCCGCTCGGCAAAGATCTCCTCCATGATTGGCCGGAGCGTGGCGTGCAGATAGTGCAACCCGGACAGCCGCATCGCCTCGTCCATCATCTTCGAGACGAGTGTGTTGCCGCGAAAGATGGTGGTCGGATCGGTTAGCTTCGAGATCTCGTGATCGGCGAGCGCCTTAATCATCGGCGCGATCACGTTGGTGTGCGTGAAGAGCCGCACCAGCGGCTGAGCAACCTCCGTTTTGTTCTGGGTGATCTCACCCAGAATGTGCACCGCACTGGCCGTAATCGGTTTgtggtcgatcgattggatcAGCACGTTGTACAGCTGATCGTAGGTAGCGAGCGGAAACACGTAGTCGGCCGTGTAGTTGAGCTTGAGGCGCAGCGAACCAAGTGAGTTGTCGCAGGAAAGGCGCGTCCCGGGCGGTGTCGCACACGTGCGCATCGGTCGCGATTGGCTGGTGCGCGGTTGCAGGAAGTACCAGGCACTCGGCTGGAGCgcgctctgttgctgcttcccgCGCACCGGCAACCGGATCTCACCGAGAAACACATCGTCCGCCATTCCGGGGCTGGCGTGCTTGAAGACGATCACCACCTCGCACAGATCCGCACCGCCCAGCGGTACCACGGTGTACATGTGGTTGCCTTCGGCCTTGAATCCCAGTCCCTCGCTGCCACCATCGATGCACAGATCAAAGCTGAACGTTTCCTCGAACGAAGGGTTTATCGTCTTTTTCCGTGGCTTCGTCCGCTTCACGATCGTCTTCTTGTTCGCGTAGTGTGCCGTTACGATCGCGTATGGATCACATAGGCCATTCTTACGCGCCAGATCGATACACTCGGTCAGCTTGACGATGATACGGCTCGTAGTGACGGCCGTActaccgccactgccaccaccactactgcccAATCCACGACCAATCGTACTTAGACCGCTGCCGGTGAGCAGATTGTGCCCGAGATGATCACcgttaccaccatcaccgggacCATTATTGTACATTGAGTACACCAGTGGTGCAGTGTGGCTGGAATCGAATATCTTTCTCAACGGTGTCAGGTGTAGagtaccaccgccgccaccaccaccaccagcaccggcgcTGCCATCATTTAGTCTTAGGCCTGCTGCGTCTCTTCCATGATGGTGGAGTACCGTGGAGCTGTGTCCGATGCCTTTCGTGGGATAAATAAACTTTAGATTTGTACTATTCACAGTGCCGTTCAGCTGAGCTGAAGGCATAAGGGCGGTGGCAGTGGGGTGACCGGAGTTCGGTACCGGCGAAGGTGGGTACGATGCTAGCGACAGGTTGGATGGGACGTGAGCACCAACAGTGTTGTTCTCCTTTGAGTCAATTCCTCCACCATCGGTTgtcccagcaccaccaccaccaccactaacgcTGCCACCTCCGCTGCTGTTAGTGCTGCTGCCTaggccaccgccagcacctccACTGCCAACGATTGCACTGTGATGAAAGTGATGTGGAAGATGTAGATGAtgcagatggtggtgctgattgtGCAGGTTCTGCTgatgcaacagctgctgctgctgatggtgtaaCCGCGTCAGGGTAGTGGTCGCCGTCGGCTGGGTACAGTAGCGATAGTCCTCAAACTCGCCACCGTACGGCTTTAGGTTGCCGACACCGTCATCGATGGTGATCTGTAGGTGCGCCATACCCTGCACTTCCGAGTCCTCGTCCACTGGCCGCAGCGGGAACCAGTGATCCTTGTGATTGTACTGATGCAGATCCTCGCGCCGGATCGCGATCTTGCCGTACGGTTTGTCTTGCTTTAGGTGCCGATCCCGGTCCCACACGTAGACCGACAGGTAGCGGAACTTGCGCGGTATCTCGAACTGATACTCCTCGCCAAAGAACGGCGAAAGCGTCCGCTCGATTGTCGGTGTCCGGCATATCTCCTCCTGGTCGAGCGCGATCGTACAGTAGACGTCGCGGTTTTCCTTCGATCCCGTGCCGCCATTACTGCTGCGTCCGACGAGactttttgcttctcctgtGGAAACGGAAGAGAGGGAAGAACAGAGGGAATCATGGTTAAAGCTAATACAGCTTGATATAGATTATATGTCTATGACGGCATCGCGAATTGTGAGGTCTCCTTGCATCAAATCAAAACCCGTTGACCAAGGTCGTAAAGCTCGAGTAGTCCCCATAATGCTCGAGCTAGCTAGCTATGCTAAACGATGAGCGAGCTACTCTGATTCACATTAGAAATCATGAAGATCATATGGCTATGtcggaaaaggagaaaaagagaaagagagatgctTATGAGCTGGCAGTAGAGCCGGCTCAGGATATAAACTGCCGATAAGGGGTTGGCTCGCTTCGCCCGGCGTACCACATCACGCCAGACGCATTGTCGTCGAGCTAGTCACTCCTCCGCTTCGCAGCAAGTGATGTCATTGATTGCACAACGATGAACAACTGTAGTAGTACATTTGCCTTCCGTTGGCGCAGCAGAGCAGACACGAGTTGGTGAACTAGCGAATGATTCATACCGATACCGATTCTGCTGTCCTGCGAACGTGTCAGTTGAAGTCCCTCCAAACCATGGGACATATTAATGGCCGCGCGGCCCATGAACGTGTTGCCAGGGCATCTTAGATACACGGCTATCGTTTCGGTCTTTGAAACAATCCCCAGCATAGTATCCGCACCGCATGAATAACTACCTAATTATTAACCATCAACCAGCTAATCCGTTATTTGACTGCGGCAAGGGACCGTCTGCGTGCTCATGAATCGAATGGAATCCGATAGGAAAATGAATGGACACATCGGGTGCTTCTATCGCAGATGGTAGGGGTATAGTTATGAATGAAACACGATTGCATGCTAGCAGCGCTTCCAGTGTATCACGATTCATCGGTAACCACCCGGTCGAACATCGTTCGTCCGTCTGCGCATGTCTCGAGTTTGCTTCGAGAGATAGGGTGAACGTGTGGAGCGGCACCAGACTGCTACACCTTCTCGCGAACTAGTTGAATAGCAGAGAACACTCTATTGAGACGGTAGCGAATGCCAGCAGTTTGTTTgtgcacaaacgcacacacaaacacacacactgaccaATAGACTTGATGGTCCAGGACACGCGATACGCGACACAAGCGATTGACAATAATTGGCATGAATAAGGTATATAGCCACCTCGTCTACGATGGTCCGATGGTTGATATGCGTTGTCGCAGGTGATCCTTCTCCCTTTAGCTGTCAATATCGATTTCCATTCATAACGATAACGATATTCCGCTGGGACCCTAATGCTAACTTATTATTATTCTATATCAATCCGCGTCTCCATTGCCA
The sequence above is a segment of the Anopheles darlingi chromosome 2, idAnoDarlMG_H_01, whole genome shotgun sequence genome. Coding sequences within it:
- the LOC125948824 gene encoding GTPase-activating protein translates to MADDTRKVRVEEQLKIKIGEAKSLVGRSSNGGTGSKENRDVYCTIALDQEEICRTPTIERTLSPFFGEEYQFEIPRKFRYLSVYVWDRDRHLKQDKPYGKIAIRREDLHQYNHKDHWFPLRPVDEDSEVQGMAHLQITIDDGVGNLKPYGGEFEDYRYCTQPTATTTLTRLHHQQQQLLHQQNLHNQHHHLHHLHLPHHFHHSAIVGSGGAGGGLGSSTNSSGGGSVSGGGGGAGTTDGGGIDSKENNTVGAHVPSNLSLASYPPSPVPNSGHPTATALMPSAQLNGTVNSTNLKFIYPTKGIGHSSTVLHHHGRDAAGLRLNDGSAGAGGGGGGGGTLHLTPLRKIFDSSHTAPLVYSMYNNGPGDGGNGDHLGHNLLTGSGLSTIGRGLGSSGGGSGGSTAVTTSRIIVKLTECIDLARKNGLCDPYAIVTAHYANKKTIVKRTKPRKKTINPSFEETFSFDLCIDGGSEGLGFKAEGNHMYTVVPLGGADLCEVVIVFKHASPGMADDVFLGEIRLPVRGKQQQSALQPSAWYFLQPRTSQSRPMRTCATPPGTRLSCDNSLGSLRLKLNYTADYVFPLATYDQLYNVLIQSIDHKPITASAVHILGEITQNKTEVAQPLVRLFTHTNVIAPMIKALADHEISKLTDPTTIFRGNTLVSKMMDEAMRLSGLHYLHATLRPIMEEIFAERKPCEIDPTRVKDTGAIEGNLHNLQEYVGKVFEAITRSAPKCPAILCEIFHDLRECAARYFPANKEVRYSVVSGFIFLRFFAPAILGPKLFDLTTEPVDEQTTRTLTLISKTIQSLGNLVSSRSAQQPCKEKYTEQLYKRFCTEQHVEAIKHFLEVISTVGGPTIAVNQDAATEQSSALEPVVLKEGMMTKRTQGRKRFGRRNFKQRYFRLTTQSLSYAKAKGKRFICDIPLTEILAVERLTERSFKMQNIFQIIRKDQRPLFVQTANCVEENEWIDLLNKICQSNKARLVNFHPRAYINGVWTCCNEGDQYAQGCTPVSSNPIQMELATALDPARDLQRIHSLILANFSSLEVLDPAINSTVCEDPAAARKTIKKLNEIAHHLEQIHRRYKLTLVRDLKYGSRLAPIGDDNYLHMSRAGFSAALVAAASSASSGGGATNGGGGMQLASSYQPDSGNGVTVANGNTAVTAAISVVSTTPHYDHGGTGGVTLFYPHRNHLMRGAELDPLTQC